In candidate division WOR-3 bacterium, the following proteins share a genomic window:
- a CDS encoding T9SS type A sorting domain-containing protein, with protein sequence MAILLIISLLQVLPNIEPAPLNPAYLFLTHDTGNCQLTVTAYGHIGFLSSQQTQGVGFKYPRAGVNWLFFGGMALGNSRTYVADAFFGLNQVDSRDFTIVESLDYYNRLGLEEYRGVMRDGAHPTPKNIRVEQYSVATADPRYDDGVIIEYTYTNVGTEPVNGLYAGIFIDFDMGAANTNQAGTDTARRVVWMRQSTSDNPTVGIKILYPNSWANLYCTDHDTFVYPVQGMHDTVKYKIMAGLYRKYASNRNYDWSVCASVGPFDLAPDQSYKCAFAILGGTSLALFYENCDSLQSFYNQYLGIAGEPINKNIPTLTVFPNPFRSDAQISLSLPKEEFFSLSLYDVSGKLVENLYSGKGKYYTGKLNKNYPSGVYFLHLKGNETNRTWKVICEK encoded by the coding sequence TGCCAATTAACGGTTACCGCCTATGGTCACATTGGCTTCCTCTCTTCCCAACAGACCCAAGGTGTTGGCTTTAAGTATCCCCGAGCCGGTGTCAATTGGCTCTTCTTCGGGGGAATGGCATTAGGGAACTCCCGAACCTATGTGGCGGATGCCTTCTTCGGCTTAAACCAGGTTGATTCCCGAGACTTCACCATCGTTGAGAGTCTTGACTATTACAACCGCCTCGGCTTAGAAGAATACCGCGGGGTGATGAGAGATGGTGCCCATCCGACACCCAAGAATATCCGGGTTGAGCAATACAGTGTTGCCACCGCTGACCCCAGATACGATGACGGTGTGATAATTGAATATACCTACACTAATGTTGGGACCGAACCTGTCAATGGTTTATACGCAGGAATCTTCATTGACTTTGATATGGGAGCCGCTAATACCAACCAAGCGGGGACTGATACGGCGAGGAGGGTTGTCTGGATGCGCCAGTCAACCTCGGATAACCCAACCGTTGGCATAAAAATCCTTTACCCCAATTCCTGGGCAAACCTTTACTGCACCGATCACGATACCTTTGTCTATCCAGTCCAAGGGATGCATGACACAGTGAAATATAAGATTATGGCAGGACTCTATCGGAAATATGCCTCAAACCGAAACTACGACTGGTCGGTCTGCGCCTCGGTCGGTCCTTTTGACTTAGCCCCAGATCAGAGTTATAAATGCGCCTTTGCCATTCTCGGGGGCACAAGCCTTGCCCTCTTTTATGAGAATTGCGACTCCTTGCAATCTTTCTACAACCAGTATCTCGGAATTGCTGGCGAACCAATAAATAAAAATATCCCAACTTTAACCGTCTTCCCCAATCCTTTCCGGAGTGATGCCCAAATTAGTCTTTCCTTACCGAAGGAAGAGTTTTTCTCCTTATCACTCTATGATGTGAGTGGCAAGTTGGTGGAAAATCTATACTCCGGCAAGGGGAAATATTATACAGGAAAACTTAATAAGAACTATCCGAGTGGGGTCTACTTCCTCCATCTCAAAGGAAATGAGACGAATAGAACCTGGAAGGTGATCTGCGAAAAGTAA
- a CDS encoding D-Ala-D-Ala carboxypeptidase family metallohydrolase, whose product MGIGLTLFLFSFRLLIGGLEYEWGVIGRFLLPEEKMAIKILADEENCHFGWIMSDGELADVSPTEKVYIAPSQPGFYTIVVSDGKERKRINIFVMHPFSCLKNRKLNGFLIGRYPSFSPHPNLQGVKGFIELKKEWEDIFVSPHYQIKEFTHTPYLTLREELVYKLELLNEKVASRYGVEKLKIVSGFRTPAKNYNAGGGRNSAHIYGGAADVTLDADGDGDIDDLNRDGRRNSRDSKLICSLVEELDNELANKYPQLVGGLGWYRRRDFIHIDVRGKKDRWRR is encoded by the coding sequence ATGGGAATTGGCTTAACTCTCTTTCTCTTCTCCTTTCGCCTCCTCATTGGTGGTTTGGAATACGAATGGGGGGTTATTGGCCGTTTCCTTCTCCCCGAAGAGAAGATGGCGATAAAGATTCTCGCTGATGAGGAAAATTGCCATTTCGGTTGGATAATGTCGGATGGTGAATTGGCGGATGTCTCCCCTACGGAAAAAGTATACATCGCCCCTTCTCAGCCCGGTTTTTATACGATAGTGGTTTCTGATGGTAAAGAGAGGAAGCGAATTAATATCTTTGTTATGCATCCCTTCTCCTGCCTCAAAAATCGGAAACTGAACGGATTTCTGATTGGTCGTTATCCAAGTTTTTCCCCCCACCCTAACTTACAAGGGGTGAAGGGTTTTATAGAACTGAAAAAAGAGTGGGAGGATATCTTCGTCTCCCCTCACTATCAGATAAAAGAGTTTACCCATACTCCCTACCTCACCCTGCGGGAGGAGTTGGTTTATAAGTTAGAACTCTTAAACGAGAAGGTCGCCTCTCGCTACGGAGTTGAGAAATTAAAGATTGTCTCCGGCTTCCGGACGCCAGCCAAGAATTACAATGCTGGGGGCGGTAGAAATAGTGCCCATATCTACGGAGGCGCCGCGGATGTGACTCTTGATGCCGATGGGGATGGCGATATTGATGACTTAAACCGGGATGGCCGGCGAAATAGCCGGGATTCTAAACTTATTTGCTCCTTGGTGGAAGAATTGGATAACGAGTTGGCGAATAAATATCCCCAACTGGTGGGCGGTTTGGGCTGGTATCGCCGGCGGGATTTTATCCACATTGATGTGAGGGGGAAAAAGGATCGCTGGCGAAGATAG
- a CDS encoding L,D-transpeptidase produces the protein MPVHLTSFLLLLFSFFLFFLGELIFPLERSIRFNIIARGKAIINYRKGIKELKEELKRSKERLSLLESEAESLKVIPEEDYLVIDLLRNRLFWKKGEKTLREILISTGRGDSLISGKKKWVFKTPTGILRILWKIKNPIWYKPDWAFLEEKKPIPPPNSKERLVRGMLGDYALDLGGGILIHGTPYEHLLGRSVSHGCIRVGKEDIKFLYENCPVGMKVYIYGR, from the coding sequence GTGCCCGTCCATCTCACATCCTTCCTTCTCCTCCTCTTCTCCTTCTTCCTTTTTTTCTTAGGGGAATTAATCTTCCCCTTAGAAAGGAGCATCCGTTTTAATATCATCGCCCGGGGAAAGGCGATTATCAATTACCGAAAAGGGATTAAGGAATTGAAAGAAGAGTTGAAAAGAAGTAAAGAGAGGCTTTCGCTTTTGGAAAGCGAAGCCGAGAGTCTAAAAGTTATCCCAGAGGAGGACTATTTGGTTATTGACCTTCTAAGGAATCGCCTCTTTTGGAAAAAAGGGGAAAAGACCTTACGCGAGATTTTAATCTCCACCGGCCGGGGAGATTCTTTAATTTCCGGGAAGAAAAAGTGGGTCTTTAAGACACCGACCGGAATTCTCCGCATCTTATGGAAGATAAAAAATCCAATTTGGTATAAACCGGATTGGGCTTTCCTGGAGGAGAAGAAACCAATTCCCCCTCCCAATTCTAAAGAGAGGTTGGTTCGGGGAATGCTTGGAGATTATGCCTTGGACTTGGGAGGAGGGATTCTAATCCACGGTACGCCTTATGAACATCTCTTAGGAAGAAGCGTCAGTCACGGTTGCATCCGGGTGGGTAAGGAAGATATTAAATTTCTATATGAGAACTGCCCGGTGGGAATGAAGGTTTATATTTATGGGAGATAG
- a CDS encoding OmpA family protein, whose protein sequence is MKKLLTLLFIFAPLFLFSYTGMGGGRGHFFVQDALTQGPGFLTLSLHTLSRRQKPETSFFYTDMLLALTYSPIDYFEASLSGGGIFLDYPFENFASSWHDLTLKGKLTFPLIKVFKPGFILGYNFPRDTVYDTLGLAVKKGLEYTGAVNLKFSDLFPPLPSLLFNFGRYKDELDSGHTYFGASLELAARSLLFFGEYHKVGELTRLTPGIKIFSPSLSFDFGWSFLFLPNKERRNQLSIGFTYLTPFLRVTTPTGRIVGKVFSATTHQPIPATISFPENPKLKPIANDPTTGLYEATKIPEGTIVVEVFSEGYFKEYLPVTVKKDMTITQDFYLKPVKVFGQLAGRVYEANTGKPLAARLSFPNTDLPPIFSDSLTGSFRLSEVPTGVLVVEAEKEGYFKHSVSATIRENELTSLEIPLSPSLFVSVVTGKVSDKKTGEGIAAEIIFEGAAIPPVRTDPKTGIYRAELPVGTYTAVVKAENYITQTLPVIVEKDKVTEKNFSLVSVGMTITLKVLFDFNKATIRPESYRLLDEAAQILKDNPKIKVEIQGHTDNIGSDAYNQKLSERRAQAVANYFISQHGIDEKRLRVVGYGETKPIASNETEEGRALNRRVEFVVLSEE, encoded by the coding sequence ATGAAGAAGTTATTAACTCTTTTATTTATATTTGCTCCTCTCTTTCTTTTTAGTTATACGGGTATGGGCGGCGGTCGGGGACATTTTTTCGTTCAGGATGCTTTAACTCAAGGACCGGGTTTCTTGACTTTAAGTCTTCATACCCTTTCCCGACGCCAAAAGCCTGAGACAAGCTTCTTCTATACCGATATGCTTTTAGCCCTCACCTATTCGCCGATTGACTATTTTGAAGCATCCCTATCTGGCGGTGGTATCTTTTTAGACTACCCCTTTGAAAATTTTGCTTCTTCTTGGCACGATTTGACCCTTAAAGGGAAATTGACCTTCCCCTTGATAAAAGTCTTTAAGCCCGGCTTCATTCTCGGTTACAATTTCCCCCGGGATACAGTTTATGACACGCTTGGCTTAGCAGTAAAAAAGGGTTTGGAATATACCGGGGCGGTAAACTTAAAATTTTCTGATTTATTTCCACCCTTACCTTCTTTACTCTTCAACTTCGGAAGGTATAAAGATGAATTAGACTCTGGACATACCTATTTCGGCGCCAGTTTGGAATTGGCAGCAAGAAGTCTCCTCTTCTTTGGGGAGTATCATAAGGTAGGCGAACTAACTCGTTTGACACCCGGAATAAAAATCTTCTCTCCCAGTCTTTCCTTTGATTTCGGTTGGAGTTTTCTCTTTTTGCCGAATAAGGAGAGAAGGAATCAACTCTCAATCGGTTTCACCTACCTCACACCGTTCCTGCGGGTGACCACACCCACCGGAAGGATTGTCGGAAAGGTTTTCTCCGCTACAACCCATCAACCAATCCCAGCCACTATCTCCTTTCCGGAAAATCCCAAATTGAAGCCAATCGCTAATGACCCAACTACGGGTCTCTATGAGGCGACAAAAATTCCAGAAGGAACAATCGTGGTGGAAGTTTTTAGTGAAGGTTACTTTAAGGAGTATTTACCAGTAACCGTAAAGAAGGATATGACAATCACTCAGGATTTCTACTTAAAACCGGTGAAGGTATTCGGTCAATTGGCAGGTAGGGTCTATGAAGCAAATACTGGTAAGCCCTTAGCCGCGCGGCTCTCCTTCCCCAATACCGATCTCCCTCCTATCTTCTCCGACTCGCTCACGGGTAGCTTCCGTTTATCAGAGGTCCCAACCGGGGTTTTAGTTGTGGAAGCGGAAAAGGAAGGATATTTTAAGCATTCGGTGAGCGCAACCATCAGAGAGAATGAATTAACCTCTCTGGAAATCCCCCTCTCGCCATCTCTTTTTGTGAGTGTGGTTACGGGTAAGGTCTCAGACAAAAAGACCGGAGAAGGGATTGCCGCGGAGATTATATTTGAAGGAGCGGCAATTCCTCCGGTAAGGACTGACCCCAAGACGGGAATTTATCGGGCAGAATTGCCGGTTGGTACCTACACCGCGGTGGTGAAGGCGGAAAATTATATAACCCAAACCCTGCCGGTAATTGTGGAGAAAGATAAAGTAACCGAGAAGAATTTCTCTCTGGTGAGTGTGGGTATGACTATTACCTTAAAGGTCCTCTTTGACTTCAATAAGGCGACAATCAGACCGGAATCCTACCGGCTCTTAGATGAGGCGGCGCAGATTCTAAAAGATAATCCGAAGATCAAGGTTGAAATTCAGGGGCATACCGACAATATCGGTTCGGACGCCTACAATCAAAAACTTTCGGAAAGGCGGGCACAGGCGGTGGCTAACTATTTTATCAGCCAACACGGAATTGATGAAAAAAGACTCCGGGTTGTTGGCTACGGAGAGACAAAGCCGATTGCCTCTAACGAGACCGAAGAAGGAAGGGCATTAAATAGAAGAGTGGAATTTGTGGTCCTCAGCGAAGAGTGA
- a CDS encoding helix-turn-helix domain-containing protein: MFLYKKLYNKMNKEARFNLRVKMIEEYNKGKNISQISREYGVSRNTLRKWIKRYKEKGEEELKELSRKPHNSPNRTPKEIQEKILELYKKTNWGRKRIALRLNLNEWTVR, encoded by the coding sequence ATGTTTCTATACAAAAAATTATACAACAAAATGAATAAAGAAGCAAGATTTAATTTAAGAGTGAAAATGATAGAAGAATACAACAAAGGCAAAAACATAAGCCAAATCAGTAGAGAATACGGAGTTTCCCGAAATACCTTAAGAAAATGGATAAAAAGATACAAAGAAAAAGGAGAAGAGGAACTTAAAGAACTCTCAAGAAAACCACATAATTCTCCTAACAGAACTCCTAAAGAAATCCAAGAGAAAATACTGGAATTATACAAGAAAACTAATTGGGGAAGAAAAAGGATTGCTTTGCGACTTAATTTAAACGAATGGACAGTAAGAA